Genomic segment of Dehalococcoidales bacterium:
GTCGAGGATGCCGTCTACTACTTTTCTACCTATAACGCTCCGGATCGGACGGTAAGCAGTAAGCGGCGGAAGGTTATGGTACTGGGCGGTGGGCCGAATCGCATCGGCCAGGGCATAGAGTTCGACTATTGCTGTGTACATGCCGCTTTCTGTCTGCGTGACGAGGGTTATGAGACGATTATGGTCAACTGCAATCCGGAGACGGTCTCTACGGACTACGATACCTCGGATAAGCTCTACTTTGAGCCGTTGACCGTTGAGGATGTCCTGAGCATCTACGAGAAGGAGAAGCCGGAGGGTGTTATCGTCCAGTTCGGCGGCCAGACTCCGCTTAACATCGCTAACGAACTGGCTGAGGTCGGGGTTAGAATTCTGGGTACATCACCGGCGATGATAGACCTGGCTGAAGATCGGGACCGCTTCCGTCAGATGATGCAGGCGCTTGGTATACCGATGCCGGAGTCCGGTATGGCCAGCGACCTGCCGCAGGCGCTGGATGTCGCCGGGCGCATCGGGTACCCGCTGATGGTGAGGCCTTCATACGTGCTGGGCGGCCGGGGTATGGAGATAGTCCATGATGAGGATATGCTTAGAGAATATGTTGCCGCTGCTGTGGATGTTACTCCCGACCGCCCCATCCTGATTGATAAGTACCTGGAGAATGCCCTTGAGGTCGAAGCGGATGCTATTTCCGACGGCAGCGATGCCTTTGTGCCGGCAATAATGGAACACATCGAGCTGGCAGGGGTTCACTCCGGTGACTCCGCCTGTGTCATTCCGCCGGTTAGCATATCCCCCGAGCATATGAAGACCATTTACGAATATACCAAGCGGATTGCCCGGGAGCTCGGGGTGGTCGGCTTGATGAATATCCAGTATGCCATTGCCATGGATACCGTCTACGTCCTGGAAGCAAACCCGCGGGCATCCCGTACCGTACCACTGGTCTCCAAGGTCTGTAACATATCGATGGCGCGGCTGGCGACCCAGCTCATGCTGGGTAAAAAACTCGGTGACCTGAATATCAAACCGCGTGTGATTCCATACTTCGGGGTCAAGGAGGCCGTCTTCCCGTTTCCTATGTTCCCCGAGGTGGATCCCGTTCTGGGGCCCGAGATGCGTTCTACCGGTGAAGTACTGGGGATGGCCGACTCTTTTGGTATGGCCTTTTTTAAATCACAGCAGGCTGCTCAGCAACTGCTGCCGACCGAGGGCACGGTCTTAATCACTGTCTCGGAGAAGGATCACCCGGCTGTGGTGGAGGTGGCGAAAGGATTCGCCAAACTGGGCTTTAAGCTCAAAGCGACCGAGGGTACCCATCACTTCTTAGCCGATAAGGGTATCGAGTCCGACTTGATACTCAAGGTTTCTGAGGGCCGACCCAATGTTGTCGATGCTATCATGAACAGGGAGATTCAACTGGTGGTCAATACCCCCACCGGCAAGCGGGGTAAGTACGATGATTCCTACATCCGTAAGGCGGCCATAAAGTACAAGGTGGCCTATATCACAACCCTGGCGGCTGCTCTTGCCGCTGCTAAGGGAATTGCTGCCCACCAGAAGGGTAAATCGGGGGTCCGTTCCATACAGAGCTATCACAAGGACATCGGTTAGCTACAGCCGGACAATGGTTACGCCATCGCCGCCCTCTTTCTGGCCGCCGCAGCGAAAGTTTGCCACCAGGGGGTGAGCGGCAAGAGATTCCCTGACGATGCTGCGTACGGTGCCGCTGCCGATTCCGTGCACAATGCGGACCTCGGTTAGATTAGCCATAGCGGCATCGTTCAGAAAGCTGTCGAGTGCCACCTCCACCTCATCGGCACGCCTGCCGCGGAGGTCGAGTTCCAGCGAGGCCTTGCCGGCCCCGGCTTCGATTCTTACCGGAGCAGACGCTGTAATCCCTTTGCCTGCCGGAGAAGTCGTCCTGGCTACCCTGTCAATGCTGAGGCTGAGCTTGGCCTGTCCGGCCTGGACTTCGACCTGTCCGGTCTCCTCGGAAAACGACAACACCTTAGCCGCAATATTCACTTCCTTCAGCCAGACGGTATCACCGAGGGCTATGCGGCTATCATCCGCTGTCTCCGGCCCGGCCGCAGTACTTGCCTTCGGCTGCCAGTCATCGGCCTTAAGCTGCTTCTGCACGCTGGCCAGCGCCTGTCGGCCCCGCTCAATCATCTCTCTCTTCTTTTCCCGGCGTAGTTCTGCTATTGCCTGTTGGATTTCCCGGTGCAGTTCGGCAGTCTGCTTGACAATCCCGTCCCGGGCTTCCTGAATAATCCTTTGCTCTTCCGCCCGCAGTCGTTTAAGCTCACCGGTAAGTTCAGCGTTCTGTTCCTCAAGCTTGCTCCGCTGCTTTTCCAGTTCATCACGGAGAGAAGAAAACCTCTGTCTCTCGTTCATCAGGTCGGCAAGCAGTGCCTCCAGCTCCTGGGAGCCCTTTGCCGTCATCTCTCTCGCCCTGGCGATAATCCCGGCGGGCAGCCCCAGTCGCGCGGCGGTAGCCAGGGCGTTGCTGCCGCCCGGAGTGCCCACCAACAGGTGGTAGGTCGGGTCAAAAGTAACCGGGTCGAAGTCGAGAGAGGCGTTCTTAAAGCCTTCTGTCGTGTGGGCGAATGCCTTAAGGTCGCTGTAGTGAGTGGTGGCTACGGTAATCGTGCCCAGAGAGAGGAAATGGAGCAGGATGGAACGGGCCAGGGCGGAGCCCTCGGCCGGGTCGGTGCTTATGCCCAGTTCATCGAGGAGAACCAGGCTGTTTTCGGTGGCACTGTTAATGATGCGGATAATATTGCCGATGTGCCAGCTGAAAGTGGAAAGCGTCTGCTCGATGCTCTGCTCATCACCGATGTCGGCAAAGATGCCGTCGAAGATGGGGAGGCGGCTTTCTTCTGAAGCAGGGATTGGTATGCCGGCCTGCATCATCAAGCTGAGCAGGCCGATGGTCTTCAGGGCGACCGTCTTGCCTCCGGTATTCGGTCCGGTGATAACCAGTATGGAGAAGTCCCGCCCCATCTCCAGTGTCATCGGCACCGCCCCTTTGCCGAGCAGAGGGTGCCTGGCGGCGACCAGTTTCAGCC
This window contains:
- the carB gene encoding carbamoyl-phosphate synthase large subunit; this encodes VEDAVYYFSTYNAPDRTVSSKRRKVMVLGGGPNRIGQGIEFDYCCVHAAFCLRDEGYETIMVNCNPETVSTDYDTSDKLYFEPLTVEDVLSIYEKEKPEGVIVQFGGQTPLNIANELAEVGVRILGTSPAMIDLAEDRDRFRQMMQALGIPMPESGMASDLPQALDVAGRIGYPLMVRPSYVLGGRGMEIVHDEDMLREYVAAAVDVTPDRPILIDKYLENALEVEADAISDGSDAFVPAIMEHIELAGVHSGDSACVIPPVSISPEHMKTIYEYTKRIARELGVVGLMNIQYAIAMDTVYVLEANPRASRTVPLVSKVCNISMARLATQLMLGKKLGDLNIKPRVIPYFGVKEAVFPFPMFPEVDPVLGPEMRSTGEVLGMADSFGMAFFKSQQAAQQLLPTEGTVLITVSEKDHPAVVEVAKGFAKLGFKLKATEGTHHFLADKGIESDLILKVSEGRPNVVDAIMNREIQLVVNTPTGKRGKYDDSYIRKAAIKYKVAYITTLAAALAAAKGIAAHQKGKSGVRSIQSYHKDIG
- a CDS encoding endonuclease MutS2; the protein is MDDKSLRILEFHRIREIISGFTSFSASRELANGLMPVTDYATISLSLKQATEAHRLLSLEPGFSIGGVTDIRERARMAVLGRVLEPAELLEIRCTLEATRKLRSSLTGLSEELPLLWDIAGDITALPGIEESINRCVSPTAELLDSASPALATIRHRLKELRDHLLDRLQSIINSPRGQRMIQEPIVTEREGRYVIPIKIEARKEIKGIVHDISNSGATLFIEPWSTLTMGNELRELAIQERREIDKILAALSAKVAEHEAEISRNIALAAELDLALAKARYAGKFRASEPVVIPPAEKPAEDARLKLVAARHPLLGKGAVPMTLEMGRDFSILVITGPNTGGKTVALKTIGLLSLMMQAGIPIPASEESRLPIFDGIFADIGDEQSIEQTLSTFSWHIGNIIRIINSATENSLVLLDELGISTDPAEGSALARSILLHFLSLGTITVATTHYSDLKAFAHTTEGFKNASLDFDPVTFDPTYHLLVGTPGGSNALATAARLGLPAGIIARAREMTAKGSQELEALLADLMNERQRFSSLRDELEKQRSKLEEQNAELTGELKRLRAEEQRIIQEARDGIVKQTAELHREIQQAIAELRREKKREMIERGRQALASVQKQLKADDWQPKASTAAGPETADDSRIALGDTVWLKEVNIAAKVLSFSEETGQVEVQAGQAKLSLSIDRVARTTSPAGKGITASAPVRIEAGAGKASLELDLRGRRADEVEVALDSFLNDAAMANLTEVRIVHGIGSGTVRSIVRESLAAHPLVANFRCGGQKEGGDGVTIVRL